In the Stigmatella erecta genome, one interval contains:
- a CDS encoding ImmA/IrrE family metallo-endopeptidase → MSEGWLQEAVKDCGLPASTVFPRDLAEDIPLALPITVVPLPSLTARKGLEWLVSHECKFGKLVGTNGLKHGFTVAQSGVAVLFLNSTDPADEQRFTLAHEVAHFVLDHLQPRLRAERAWGESLRPVLDGDKAPSVSEQFFSVFERIPYSVPANFMDRNGEGKPRTGQVMESEQRADRLAFELLAPRQELLPLLSHGGKEALEASLISRFGLPAKEARTYARWLLLEQPSRRPFLTCVPHDEERD, encoded by the coding sequence ATGAGTGAGGGCTGGCTGCAAGAAGCCGTGAAGGATTGCGGCCTGCCTGCCTCCACCGTCTTTCCCAGGGACCTGGCGGAGGACATTCCTCTGGCGTTGCCGATCACCGTGGTGCCCCTGCCGAGCCTCACCGCCCGGAAGGGGCTGGAGTGGCTGGTGTCGCACGAGTGCAAGTTCGGGAAGCTCGTGGGGACGAATGGTCTCAAGCATGGGTTCACGGTGGCCCAATCCGGGGTGGCCGTGCTCTTCCTGAACAGCACGGACCCGGCCGACGAGCAGCGTTTCACGTTGGCGCACGAGGTGGCCCACTTCGTCCTCGACCATCTTCAACCCCGGCTGCGGGCGGAGAGGGCGTGGGGGGAGAGCCTCCGCCCGGTGCTGGACGGTGACAAGGCGCCCTCCGTCTCTGAACAGTTCTTCTCTGTGTTCGAGCGCATTCCCTACAGCGTCCCCGCCAACTTCATGGACCGCAACGGCGAGGGAAAACCCCGCACGGGGCAGGTGATGGAGTCGGAGCAGCGCGCGGACCGGCTCGCCTTCGAATTGTTGGCGCCCCGGCAGGAGCTCCTCCCGCTGCTCAGTCACGGGGGGAAGGAGGCGCTGGAGGCCAGCCTGATCTCCCGCTTTGGACTGCCGGCGAAGGAAGCGCGGACCTATGCGCGGTGGCTGTTGTTGGAGCAGCCTTCCCGGCGGCCCTTCCTGACGTGTGTACCTCATGATGAGGAGCGTGACTGA
- a CDS encoding RNA polymerase sigma factor has translation MRNPSPEAEMVLHQRLLEGDPLAYYDVFPMYMERLAKKLEGLGYDIDVARDAALEAVLAYRKQPERYDPRKVHPFTYIMGVAKHKAADRWRSVEAGARREKKQGDVELLLRTPNDPMERMETSARVRQILELLEKGKVLSEQDQALLRLVLTGESSTEELAKALRLPPMSKEDRQLEVKRHRDRLMKLLERFFGKEDSDDGA, from the coding sequence ATGCGCAATCCATCACCGGAAGCAGAAATGGTCTTGCACCAGCGGCTGCTGGAGGGCGATCCGCTGGCCTATTACGACGTTTTCCCGATGTACATGGAGCGGCTCGCGAAGAAGCTGGAGGGGCTTGGCTACGACATCGATGTCGCCCGCGATGCCGCCCTCGAGGCGGTCCTGGCTTACCGCAAACAGCCAGAGCGCTATGACCCCCGGAAGGTTCACCCTTTCACCTACATCATGGGGGTGGCCAAACATAAGGCGGCGGACCGGTGGCGCTCCGTCGAGGCGGGGGCCCGGCGAGAAAAAAAACAGGGCGATGTCGAACTCCTGCTGAGGACTCCGAACGATCCCATGGAGAGGATGGAAACCTCTGCGCGGGTGCGTCAAATCTTGGAATTGCTGGAGAAGGGGAAGGTTCTGAGTGAGCAGGACCAGGCCCTGCTCCGGCTGGTGCTGACGGGGGAGAGCTCGACCGAGGAGCTGGCGAAGGCCTTGCGGTTGCCCCCGATGTCCAAGGAAGACCGCCAGTTAGAGGTGAAGCGGCACCGGGATCGCCTCATGAAGCTGTTGGAACGTTTCTTCGGAAAGGAGGACTCAGATGACGGCGCCTGA
- a CDS encoding GNAT family N-acetyltransferase: MTTLRCHIATTQQQLDDALRVRWEVFGKELELLERTAHAVPRENNGFDTLATTAHVLVYADDVPVATARLLLPNPEVARATGSRLGIDLETKVDLSELGGPGLVFAETTRFCILKDWRHSAVLMWLYAGLHQESRRRGVTHWIASANTETDSAEDAHILFQVAAYQGLLSSRWRARTLACPRSPEAPAAPFYTPEQRAHARQGRFDGLGLPPVLSLFSGKLGARFIAGPLYDARFRRFSLPLVSALQDVPASTQKFFDKMTARASRG, translated from the coding sequence ATGACGACATTGCGCTGCCACATCGCCACCACCCAGCAGCAGCTCGACGATGCACTGCGCGTGCGCTGGGAGGTCTTCGGCAAGGAGCTGGAGCTGCTCGAGCGCACGGCCCACGCCGTGCCCCGGGAGAACAATGGCTTCGACACCCTGGCGACCACCGCCCACGTCCTCGTCTACGCGGATGACGTGCCCGTGGCCACCGCCCGCCTGTTGCTGCCCAACCCCGAGGTGGCCCGCGCCACGGGGAGCCGGCTGGGCATCGATCTGGAGACCAAGGTGGACCTGTCAGAGCTGGGAGGCCCGGGCCTGGTGTTCGCCGAGACCACCCGCTTCTGCATCCTCAAGGACTGGCGCCACTCCGCGGTCCTCATGTGGCTGTACGCCGGGCTCCATCAGGAGAGCCGCCGCCGGGGGGTGACGCACTGGATCGCCTCCGCGAACACGGAGACGGACTCGGCCGAGGACGCGCACATCCTCTTCCAGGTGGCCGCCTACCAAGGTCTGCTCAGCAGCCGGTGGCGCGCGCGGACGCTCGCCTGCCCCAGGTCCCCGGAGGCGCCGGCCGCGCCCTTCTATACTCCCGAGCAGAGAGCACACGCCCGGCAGGGGCGGTTCGACGGCTTGGGCCTTCCCCCCGTGTTGTCCCTTTTCTCCGGCAAGTTGGGCGCGCGGTTCATCGCTGGACCCCTCTACGACGCGCGTTTCCGCCGCTTCTCCCTTCCGCTCGTCTCGGCGCTCCAGGATGTTCCCGCCAGCACGCAGAAGTTCTTCGACAAGATGACCGCCCGCGCCTCACGCGGTTGA
- a CDS encoding iron-containing redox enzyme family protein has translation MNPHTESPSTMNWITTLEHEARTLLGELDAHPEARRLFDGSIDKDRYVHYLIQTYHYARWTTPLLAEAGRRMKRLGLHPRLGELLLQKAAEEHGHERWLLADLKNLGWPAERVERQTPTPAVAAYVAWNRFTSRCGRPEAFLGTAYVLEYLSVHRASQSVKRMLAANTIPNIRKAVTFLKAHGTADEGHVEELTSLLSPLTDREEQAALLLSARTTRVLYLGLFTEGDLKNAAHPS, from the coding sequence ATGAACCCTCACACCGAATCCCCCTCCACGATGAACTGGATCACCACCCTGGAGCACGAGGCACGCACGCTGCTTGGGGAGCTGGACGCGCACCCCGAGGCGCGGCGGCTCTTCGACGGCAGCATCGACAAGGACCGCTACGTCCACTACCTCATCCAGACGTACCACTACGCGCGCTGGACCACGCCCCTCCTGGCCGAGGCGGGCCGGCGCATGAAGCGCCTGGGCCTGCACCCCCGGCTGGGGGAGCTGCTCCTGCAAAAGGCCGCCGAGGAGCACGGGCATGAGCGCTGGCTGCTGGCGGACCTGAAGAACCTGGGCTGGCCAGCCGAGCGTGTCGAGCGGCAGACGCCCACCCCCGCGGTCGCCGCCTATGTCGCCTGGAACCGCTTCACCTCGCGCTGCGGCCGGCCCGAGGCGTTCCTGGGCACGGCCTATGTGCTGGAGTACCTGTCCGTGCACCGCGCCAGCCAGTCCGTGAAGCGGATGCTCGCGGCCAACACCATTCCCAACATCCGCAAGGCCGTCACCTTCCTGAAGGCGCACGGCACCGCGGATGAGGGGCACGTGGAGGAGCTGACGTCGCTGCTGAGTCCCCTGACGGACCGGGAGGAGCAGGCCGCGCTGCTGCTGTCCGCACGCACCACCCGTGTTCTCTACCTGGGCCTCTTCACGGAGGGGGACCTCAAGAACGCGGCGCACCCCTCCTGA
- a CDS encoding LuxR C-terminal-related transcriptional regulator — protein MSRLPQRTFLDLTCGLLESQSLAQLQERTESLLSKLFQADHVAFCRMNPELPTGFDWKASTTGHFLQSYYQWYQEDFVFRWLSQRPNTAWSDTEMLRGQKLVETETHRRSRESHLNLRHVLAVLLAPGGQMSGGAIALYSERVRPFSAENRRLLQSLTPVLSGAFQNIARFGALFSHSQLLEEMLRQEGANAIVWDARRQEIFRTGAVTSLLETWFPFRSDRDAQGIPWAWSDRLATSMAALDSTPHAWREKGEMSALEVCFTRLPRIDGRDLWELRLKEVHLVPEKWRQILTPRQFEAAVLVVQGLTDKQIADKLRITNDTAKDHVHAAFRRLGVSSRAELIALAKNA, from the coding sequence ATGAGCCGGTTGCCGCAGCGGACGTTTCTCGACTTGACGTGCGGGCTGCTCGAATCCCAGAGCCTCGCGCAGTTGCAGGAGCGCACGGAGTCGCTTCTGTCGAAGCTCTTTCAAGCGGACCATGTGGCGTTTTGCCGGATGAATCCGGAATTACCCACGGGGTTCGATTGGAAAGCGAGCACGACGGGACATTTCCTTCAGAGCTATTACCAGTGGTACCAGGAGGACTTCGTCTTTCGCTGGCTCTCGCAGCGCCCCAACACCGCTTGGAGCGATACGGAGATGCTTCGGGGCCAGAAGCTCGTGGAGACAGAGACGCACCGGCGCAGCCGGGAGTCGCACCTGAACTTGAGACATGTCCTCGCGGTCTTGCTGGCCCCCGGGGGCCAGATGAGCGGCGGTGCGATCGCGCTGTACAGCGAGCGCGTCAGACCTTTCTCCGCGGAGAACCGGCGCTTGTTGCAAAGTCTCACCCCCGTCCTGTCGGGGGCGTTCCAGAACATCGCGCGATTCGGCGCGCTGTTCTCTCACAGCCAACTGCTGGAGGAGATGCTTCGCCAGGAGGGGGCCAATGCCATCGTGTGGGATGCCCGGCGGCAGGAAATCTTCCGGACGGGGGCCGTCACGTCCTTGCTGGAGACATGGTTCCCCTTCCGCTCTGATCGGGATGCGCAGGGAATCCCTTGGGCCTGGAGCGATCGGCTGGCCACGTCCATGGCGGCCCTCGATTCCACCCCTCACGCGTGGCGGGAGAAGGGGGAGATGAGCGCCCTGGAGGTGTGCTTCACCCGGCTGCCGCGCATCGATGGCCGTGACCTGTGGGAGTTACGGCTGAAGGAGGTCCATCTGGTGCCAGAAAAGTGGCGGCAGATACTGACGCCCAGACAGTTCGAGGCGGCGGTCCTGGTCGTGCAAGGGCTGACGGATAAGCAGATCGCCGACAAGCTCCGGATCACCAATGATACGGCGAAGGACCACGTCCACGCGGCCTTCAGGAGATTGGGTGTGTCGAGCCGGGCTGAACTCATCGCTCTGGCCAAGAACGCTTGA
- a CDS encoding carboxypeptidase-like regulatory domain-containing protein → MRWKLFSALGLLLAAMGVWAWGVALTKPPPAPAGPRPSPPSVSSSHLAPSTEPAPLGADTSAPAPFPAEPAPEEEEAPLPRQARATLRVKLEPLPQKTWQESPLLSGIRVILEREGFRKEAFTNGQGIALFEELRLATYAVSLDHPDWDRMKRSVHVHATSKEESLYISQACEIRGRLIDPQGKVPRGARLWISGPEYDVLERTFGLPAPPADDTDMEDEPEAPGVELPLTPEGNFTLERIDCDDYVLFASAPGYGPVERRIALSTVNVDNTGLVLLPAAALLVKVRGSQEQWGDTTLRVSQDGPEQTLSLDERGTALFEGLTGGEVTVELQQGKGPVRSRTVHVEEGKTGRVDFSLESSTLTVTVVDDAGQPLNQRFVLATCEGEGGEERLATTNTNGVAVFGQVPLRPCTLSLPDWPQAGTFRVTPPGPARWVFPSAEIEARVEGISYRSSPESVWLLEPLAPRGTRVLNRGVPSFFSRLPAGRYRLTFRVAEGGGEAEVEVTPGSKQKLTVPITRRNCVRAKLLHAGTRQPVARAHLAAPVLRDGARLEWKYAAADEQGEAALCGVLGGNVRVAMTETGFQGHFFNIDVQGDVDLGTFLLEPVPEPTSEVLADDFIASWSNEAGLPVVAFEDGAPVWAAALRQGDEILEIDGTPTKGGSPVEWEERVAGNTGTLLRLKIRRQGRVLDISIPR, encoded by the coding sequence ATGCGATGGAAACTCTTCTCAGCCCTGGGGCTCCTCCTGGCCGCGATGGGCGTCTGGGCCTGGGGAGTGGCCCTGACGAAGCCTCCTCCTGCCCCCGCAGGGCCGCGCCCCTCCCCCCCGAGTGTGTCCTCCTCCCACCTCGCCCCCAGCACCGAACCCGCTCCCCTCGGCGCGGACACCTCCGCCCCAGCGCCCTTCCCGGCCGAGCCTGCTCCGGAGGAGGAAGAGGCGCCCCTGCCCCGGCAAGCGCGCGCCACCCTGAGGGTGAAGCTGGAGCCTCTCCCCCAGAAGACCTGGCAGGAGTCTCCTCTGCTCAGTGGAATCCGGGTCATCCTCGAGCGTGAGGGCTTCCGGAAGGAGGCCTTCACCAATGGCCAGGGCATTGCCCTCTTCGAGGAACTGCGGCTCGCTACCTATGCGGTCTCCCTGGATCATCCCGACTGGGACCGCATGAAGCGCTCCGTACACGTGCATGCCACCTCGAAGGAGGAGTCGCTGTACATCTCCCAGGCCTGCGAGATTCGCGGGAGACTCATTGACCCCCAGGGCAAGGTTCCCCGGGGAGCCAGGCTCTGGATTTCAGGTCCGGAGTACGATGTCCTCGAACGCACCTTCGGCCTGCCAGCACCTCCTGCGGACGACACGGACATGGAGGACGAGCCGGAAGCGCCAGGTGTCGAGCTCCCACTCACCCCCGAGGGGAACTTCACCCTGGAGCGCATCGACTGTGACGACTACGTCCTGTTTGCGTCGGCCCCTGGATACGGCCCAGTCGAGCGTCGCATCGCCCTGTCGACCGTGAATGTGGACAACACGGGGCTGGTGCTCCTTCCCGCTGCGGCGCTGCTCGTCAAGGTCCGTGGCTCGCAGGAGCAGTGGGGTGACACCACCCTCCGCGTCTCCCAGGATGGACCGGAGCAGACCCTGTCGCTGGATGAGCGTGGCACGGCCCTCTTCGAGGGGCTCACGGGCGGAGAGGTGACGGTGGAACTCCAGCAGGGCAAGGGGCCGGTGAGGTCTCGCACCGTCCACGTGGAGGAAGGCAAAACCGGGCGCGTGGACTTCTCCCTCGAGTCCTCCACCCTGACCGTCACCGTCGTGGACGATGCGGGACAGCCCCTCAATCAGAGGTTTGTCCTGGCCACCTGTGAAGGAGAGGGCGGAGAAGAGCGGCTGGCCACGACGAACACGAATGGGGTGGCGGTGTTCGGGCAGGTCCCTCTCAGGCCCTGCACGCTCTCCCTCCCCGACTGGCCTCAGGCTGGCACCTTCCGGGTCACTCCCCCCGGCCCTGCGCGCTGGGTGTTTCCCTCGGCGGAAATCGAGGCGCGCGTGGAGGGCATTTCCTACCGTTCCTCCCCTGAGTCCGTCTGGCTCCTGGAGCCGCTCGCTCCCCGTGGGACGCGCGTGCTCAACCGGGGAGTCCCCAGCTTCTTCTCCCGGCTGCCCGCTGGGCGCTACCGCCTCACATTCCGTGTCGCGGAGGGGGGCGGTGAGGCCGAGGTGGAGGTCACCCCTGGCTCGAAGCAGAAGCTCACCGTTCCCATCACACGCCGGAACTGCGTGCGCGCGAAGCTCCTCCACGCCGGCACCCGGCAGCCCGTGGCCCGCGCGCACCTGGCGGCCCCCGTACTTCGGGACGGAGCGCGCCTCGAATGGAAATACGCCGCGGCGGACGAGCAGGGCGAGGCTGCCCTCTGCGGGGTGCTGGGAGGCAACGTGCGTGTGGCGATGACCGAGACCGGCTTCCAGGGACACTTCTTCAACATCGATGTCCAGGGAGACGTGGACCTCGGGACCTTCCTGCTCGAGCCCGTTCCGGAGCCCACCAGTGAAGTGCTGGCGGATGACTTCATCGCCTCCTGGTCCAACGAGGCGGGGCTCCCGGTTGTCGCGTTCGAAGACGGCGCCCCCGTTTGGGCCGCTGCACTGCGCCAAGGCGACGAGATCCTTGAGATCGACGGCACCCCGACGAAGGGGGGCTCCCCCGTGGAGTGGGAGGAACGCGTCGCCGGGAACACAGGGACCCTGCTCCGCCTGAAGATCCGCCGTCAGGGGAGGGTACTGGACATCTCCATCCCCCGGTAA
- a CDS encoding tyrosine-type recombinase/integrase produces the protein MSVRLRQWKTQEGKVQEAWWVDVKYQHPSGRVEQIRKASPINTRRGAEEYERQIRHALLTGTFGKENGAGRVFTLGEFVPRFLTYSENNNKHSSVVTKRQILDDHLLPAFGNMPLDAIGPAEIEDFKAAMRKKPSGARARKEAPTRAALLKRKGSGAVKLLSLKSINNVLTVLHRLLALAQEQGVLQHVPRVKLFKTDKPAFDFLSFEEAERMINAAEPEWRTLILVALKTGLRLGELIGLQWADLDLQRGKLHVRRTIWRGVVGLPKGGRERTVDLPTSAVEALKAHRHLCGPYVFCQTDGRPLTAGMTKHPLLRALRRAGVSRPEGSIGWHDLRHTYGSHLAMRGVALKVIQELMGHATIEMTMRYAHLSPEARESAVQELDRPIPQPRAALG, from the coding sequence ATGAGCGTCAGACTGCGGCAGTGGAAGACCCAGGAGGGCAAGGTGCAAGAGGCGTGGTGGGTGGACGTCAAGTACCAGCACCCCAGCGGCAGGGTGGAGCAGATCCGCAAGGCCTCGCCCATCAACACCCGCCGGGGGGCTGAAGAGTACGAGCGTCAGATACGCCATGCGCTTCTCACCGGAACCTTCGGAAAGGAGAACGGCGCGGGTCGGGTTTTCACCCTCGGGGAGTTCGTCCCGCGCTTCCTGACGTACAGCGAGAACAACAATAAGCACTCCAGCGTGGTCACCAAGCGGCAGATCCTGGATGATCACCTGCTCCCCGCGTTCGGCAACATGCCCCTTGATGCCATCGGTCCAGCGGAGATCGAAGACTTCAAGGCGGCCATGCGTAAGAAGCCCTCGGGGGCGCGCGCACGGAAGGAAGCTCCCACGCGGGCGGCCCTCCTCAAGCGCAAGGGCTCCGGTGCGGTGAAGCTGCTCTCCCTCAAGTCGATCAACAACGTTCTGACGGTCCTGCACAGGTTGCTGGCACTGGCCCAGGAACAGGGCGTGCTCCAACACGTCCCGCGCGTGAAGCTGTTCAAGACGGACAAGCCCGCCTTTGACTTCCTCTCCTTCGAGGAAGCCGAGCGCATGATCAACGCCGCTGAGCCGGAGTGGCGGACGTTGATCCTCGTGGCGCTCAAGACGGGGCTGCGGCTTGGAGAGTTGATCGGGCTGCAGTGGGCAGACCTGGACTTGCAGCGCGGCAAACTCCACGTGCGCCGAACCATTTGGCGCGGCGTGGTGGGACTGCCCAAGGGTGGACGGGAAAGGACCGTGGACCTGCCCACGTCGGCGGTGGAAGCCCTCAAGGCACACCGCCACCTGTGCGGCCCTTACGTGTTCTGCCAGACGGATGGTCGCCCGCTCACCGCTGGGATGACCAAGCACCCGCTCCTGCGAGCGCTGCGTAGGGCAGGAGTCAGCCGCCCGGAGGGTTCCATTGGCTGGCACGACCTCCGCCACACCTACGGCAGCCACCTTGCGATGCGGGGCGTTGCGCTCAAGGTCATCCAGGAGTTGATGGGCCATGCGACCATCGAGATGACCATGAGGTATGCGCACCTGTCGCCCGAGGCGCGGGAGAGCGCGGTGCAGGAACTGGATCGGCCCATCCCCCAGCCACGCGCCGCTCTGGGCTAG
- a CDS encoding helix-turn-helix domain-containing protein produces MSAPPLAANTAPAFLTVEEAAELLRVNRKTLYEAIRLEQVPGVARLGRILRIHRDTLLTWSPGNSRPALGDTKS; encoded by the coding sequence ATGAGCGCGCCCCCGCTGGCTGCGAACACCGCGCCCGCGTTTCTCACCGTGGAGGAAGCCGCCGAACTTCTGCGGGTGAACCGGAAAACCCTCTACGAGGCGATTCGGCTCGAACAGGTGCCCGGCGTTGCTCGGCTCGGGCGAATCCTCCGCATCCACCGGGACACGCTGCTAACGTGGAGCCCCGGTAACAGCAGACCTGCGCTCGGAGACACGAAGTCATGA
- a CDS encoding DUF2381 family protein, with the protein MLLLLGAVARAQPAPSRAHRQRSITVTGYPTAPLPEVRGAKGIGITFHFDGLIREDSIKVDESRIRIVDVGRKSLLVEPVTEPRADQPSEVSVTFADGEQERAAFRIVPHPSEVDMWIEVMRQTEQPSAVCQARIDELRARCGAQSPTTFRRSGLLPNRGILARTFERYADTAGGLVSEGGASFRGGDWVLLDMEIRNVSGQPWAPRVATFKGKDGTLVTVRLVTAETEEIAPGESRRVWVETDDPHAGAGVFFTLEVSGADGRFLRVGNVELAPRMREGKQ; encoded by the coding sequence GTGCTCCTACTGCTTGGGGCAGTGGCGCGGGCGCAACCCGCGCCAAGCCGCGCTCACCGCCAGCGTTCGATCACTGTCACCGGCTACCCTACTGCTCCGCTGCCCGAGGTACGTGGCGCAAAGGGCATCGGAATCACGTTCCACTTTGACGGGCTGATCCGTGAAGACTCCATCAAGGTGGACGAGTCCCGCATCCGCATCGTGGATGTGGGCAGGAAATCTCTGCTGGTCGAACCCGTCACAGAGCCAAGGGCGGATCAGCCCTCGGAAGTGTCGGTCACGTTCGCGGATGGAGAGCAGGAGCGCGCCGCGTTCAGGATCGTTCCCCACCCCTCCGAGGTGGACATGTGGATCGAGGTGATGCGGCAGACGGAGCAACCCAGCGCAGTTTGTCAGGCGCGGATTGATGAACTGCGCGCCCGTTGTGGCGCTCAGAGTCCCACCACGTTCCGGCGCTCGGGACTCCTCCCAAACAGGGGCATCCTGGCGCGAACGTTTGAGAGGTACGCCGATACTGCGGGCGGCCTCGTGTCAGAGGGAGGCGCGTCCTTCCGGGGCGGTGATTGGGTGCTGTTGGACATGGAGATCCGCAATGTGAGTGGACAGCCTTGGGCGCCGCGCGTGGCGACGTTCAAGGGCAAAGACGGAACGCTCGTGACGGTGCGCCTCGTGACTGCCGAAACGGAGGAGATTGCACCCGGCGAGTCGCGGCGCGTGTGGGTGGAAACGGACGATCCGCACGCCGGGGCGGGGGTATTCTTCACCCTCGAAGTGAGCGGCGCGGATGGCCGTTTCCTGCGGGTGGGGAACGTGGAACTTGCGCCACGCATGCGGGAGGGCAAGCAGTGA
- a CDS encoding serine/threonine protein kinase, with product MIDGWKVVRALGGGGFGAVLLVEKDGKLFALKFALHREASRDDKRTHARTLRELAILLTVVHPNIIKPHGYGKYPDARKGNVFVVLDYVEGWTLAQWVERKHPTAKEIIRVFRKIAAALAYLHARGILHRDLKLSNVLIRKSDGEPIIIDFGCAIHAHAEELTDFPIPPGTPRYHPPQVFRFARENKNKPGARYPFQVADELFALGVMFYEVLTEPRPTEEDGKPVLNSLREVPASPRVKNSRVPEALSALVMDLLEREPENRPESAEAVERELAELEEHKGQEYAAPVHSPSEQRAPPEDADLIQLPKTERRGMAARLALHVGALTARVLRSRKELAMGGAVAAAVLTAALALWLSPREQRTPPPETHAPLVASAPSASPTAPPASPVGTDAQGMKAPAESTPPTGQVVDPEPAAPAAEQKEGSTVTTEKPDAFKQAPTARAQKQQRSAPTAEFLAWCKSFAIVGTVAAVAAACPGAQVRPEPFECPAGAWELMDKEWKWSDLGVRVLLDDRFKEVGDAWLQSGPVVGVSLQDTQETRSKKPVPVGTRFIGHLWVVPEPSRSGKPGHVVVRYDRVEFPNGDKAPVCLLAGGDRTLPVEELKDGTGRVTGMVGRARPVERWKPERPE from the coding sequence ATGATTGACGGCTGGAAGGTCGTGCGGGCGCTGGGCGGTGGGGGCTTTGGAGCCGTCCTGCTGGTGGAGAAGGACGGCAAGCTGTTCGCTCTTAAATTCGCCCTTCACCGGGAAGCTAGCCGCGACGATAAGCGGACGCACGCCCGCACTCTGCGCGAGTTGGCGATTTTGCTGACGGTGGTTCATCCCAACATCATCAAGCCGCATGGCTACGGCAAGTATCCCGACGCGCGCAAAGGCAACGTCTTCGTTGTCCTGGACTACGTGGAGGGCTGGACGCTGGCCCAATGGGTGGAGCGTAAGCACCCCACCGCGAAAGAGATCATCCGCGTGTTTCGGAAGATCGCCGCCGCTCTGGCATACCTGCACGCGCGCGGCATCCTTCACCGAGACTTGAAACTGTCCAATGTGCTGATCCGCAAGAGCGACGGGGAGCCGATCATCATCGACTTTGGGTGCGCGATTCACGCTCACGCGGAGGAGCTAACGGATTTCCCTATCCCCCCAGGCACTCCGCGCTACCACCCGCCTCAGGTGTTCCGGTTCGCGCGGGAGAACAAGAACAAGCCCGGCGCCCGGTACCCGTTCCAGGTGGCTGACGAACTCTTTGCACTGGGGGTGATGTTCTACGAGGTACTCACGGAGCCGCGCCCCACGGAGGAGGACGGGAAACCCGTGCTCAACAGTCTGCGGGAGGTGCCAGCGTCTCCGCGGGTGAAAAACTCCCGAGTGCCCGAAGCTCTTAGCGCTCTGGTAATGGACCTGTTAGAGCGCGAGCCCGAAAACCGGCCAGAGAGTGCCGAAGCCGTGGAACGTGAACTAGCGGAACTGGAGGAGCACAAGGGGCAGGAGTACGCCGCGCCTGTCCACTCTCCCTCGGAGCAGAGAGCCCCCCCGGAAGACGCGGACCTGATCCAACTCCCCAAGACGGAGCGGCGCGGCATGGCTGCCCGGCTAGCTCTCCACGTGGGCGCGCTCACTGCGCGCGTGCTCCGCTCGCGCAAGGAACTGGCCATGGGGGGCGCGGTGGCTGCCGCCGTGCTGACTGCCGCGCTGGCCCTCTGGCTCTCCCCAAGGGAACAGCGCACGCCCCCACCTGAGACGCACGCCCCCCTTGTCGCGTCCGCTCCAAGCGCGAGTCCCACCGCGCCGCCCGCGTCACCAGTTGGCACTGACGCTCAAGGCATGAAGGCTCCAGCCGAATCGACGCCCCCAACGGGGCAAGTGGTGGACCCAGAGCCCGCCGCTCCTGCCGCCGAACAGAAGGAAGGATCAACCGTGACGACCGAGAAGCCTGACGCCTTCAAGCAAGCGCCCACCGCACGCGCACAGAAGCAGCAGCGCAGCGCGCCCACCGCCGAGTTTCTCGCGTGGTGCAAGTCCTTTGCGATTGTGGGCACCGTGGCAGCCGTTGCCGCCGCGTGCCCTGGTGCACAGGTGCGGCCTGAGCCCTTCGAGTGCCCCGCAGGCGCGTGGGAGTTGATGGACAAGGAATGGAAGTGGAGCGACTTGGGGGTCCGCGTGCTCCTCGACGACAGGTTCAAGGAAGTAGGAGACGCTTGGTTGCAGTCCGGGCCCGTTGTTGGCGTGTCACTCCAGGACACCCAAGAGACGCGTTCCAAGAAGCCTGTTCCCGTGGGCACGCGGTTTATTGGGCACCTGTGGGTTGTGCCCGAGCCATCCCGGAGCGGCAAGCCTGGGCATGTTGTCGTGAGGTATGATCGGGTGGAATTCCCCAACGGGGACAAGGCGCCCGTGTGCCTGCTCGCAGGTGGGGACCGTACCTTGCCCGTGGAAGAGCTGAAGGACGGCACTGGGAGAGTCACGGGCATGGTCGGCCGCGCCCGTCCTGTGGAGCGCTGGAAGCCCGAGCGGCCCGAGTAG